From Quercus robur chromosome 8, dhQueRobu3.1, whole genome shotgun sequence:
atgatttaattaagtgaatttaacgatttatttatttgcattgtAAAGTTTATAATAACATTCGTAGGGtcatctttaattaattttttactccttTAGCCGTCggtctctttgttttccaattaacggttactaattaatttatttaattgacgtttgatttcttttactaatctctttctctccctctttgttaacatcctattgttttcccaaatttgatgataattctaatgtactaaatatgcatattgtaatgtttatttttatttttattttactccatTTTGCTGCCATGAAGTTAGTACATCCATaactattagtttattattttatgatatgtttggtttgatattattattattattattattatcatcattatcattataaatttagtgtttctaaaatagcatgttttttgtattctctttttctattaatgCATTGTAACTTTTTATGGGAATACTTTATAAgaaacttgtttatttttattttatttttttacttattttaaattgagtgtttctaaattgatatttgttttgtatttcatttttccattgatgCATTGTAACATTTCATGGGAAGACtttataagaacaatttttatttattgaataaaatattctatgtttaatttttaaaaaaatgagacaaaatataaataattatgatatggaggatgttgctaaatttaaatgttgaataaaataagatgagaataaaataataaaaatgaaatgtatagcaataaacaccatattattttagttatgctatgtaataaaataatattatatttttatatactatctttataatgcaataatataacatttaacaaccaatgtgaataaaaaagataacaacataaaatataaaactaaatcgtatcaagCTGGATTACCTGTCAATTCTAATTTTAGCAAACTAACTGGCTTCTAGTAGTCTAAAATTGATTTCTGTGATGCATTTGGTGGAGCTTTCAATATTGCATTAGTATGTTTTGATGGTCAACCTGTtacactaaaattaaaaaaaaaaaaaatatatatataaatatatatatatatatataaatatatataccaaaaattgaaggaatatatatatatatatatatatagagagagagagagagagagagagagagagagagagagagagagagagagagagagtgggcttttgtgtgtggaaacatagaaattatgcatggaataagagagagaatgacAATTTTATAGCATGAtgataagaataagaagagtaaaaaataaaggaagataaaaagatagaataatattaatattgagagtagtggggatatgaaaagttgaaatggaatgagaaatgttgaagaaaattaaggtagagagtagtggggatatgaaaagttaaaatggaattgaaaatttaataataaataagaataattaaaaataagataaattaaatatgatattttgattgtaatataattgtaatataatagagtttttaattcactttaaatgttaaaaaattgtataaaaaaattgaaaaaaaattgataatgacaTAGCTGCTGACGTGGCTTAATGAAAGCGTAGCAatattaaatgctacgcttcagcttttagtaatatattgattgattatgAAGTATAGCAAGTTTTGGAGCTTCTGTTGAGACTGCGTGTATGAGAAAATTTTAGGAAGTTTAGAGTAAGATCGGACTTTTACATGTGTATGAGAGGAATTTTGGAGTATGATCAGACTTCtaataattagtaatttttgttgtttgcgcacatgaggtttggatttttgttggGTTGGGTGGCGTGATAGTAAGTATAAGCGTGGTGGTTGAATCCAAAAATATTCAATGGTCCAATGCATAgagttgcaacttgcaaaaaaaaaaaagaaaaaaaaaaaaaactcattttcctACCCCGTTGCATCAATATTTGgatattttctccttttttgaTTGAGAAAACAGAAGATGCTTTCCGCATGAAGAAAAGCCAAAATCAGTGATCATTTTCTCAAACCTGTATTTCTCTTTCCCGTTAATTGTTAACatgtattagggtatgtgggctttaggcccaccttgtttacttgtatagcacacttacttgtactgcacactctgcctcctatataaaggcacttatgtatattctattattcatgaaatacaatacaattattctgtatttcttacatggtatcagagccactgctctaATCCTTTGGTGTGCCGCTCTTAAGCAGTCTTGTCTTCTTGGGTGTCCTCCGCAGCCGTTTTTGTGAGCAGCACCGCTGCCTTCACCGTGACTCTAGTACATCAAAGACCACTGCCTTGCCGCCACCACCGCTTCCGCTTCTCCGATCAGACCACAGATAGCATCATTGGAAAGTAGACTCTCCGATCTGCCGTTCTGTAAAATTTCGTCTTCATCGGACCTTCCACGTGCCTCCACGCGCCACCAGAATTCTCGGCATCACCTGCACGCGCCGCCACGCGTCGCCAAAACGCGTCACGCATGAAGggcagcttcaccccaaaaaggagcaggaactttggcagagagaagaagagcatgaacagtgtcaagaatatgacgaaattTTCGTTcagctctaccattttgctgagaggtacctggacaagttagctGATGAACagtgccttatttcttcgtcgcactgataaaggcactattttacttctcctgtatgtggatgatatgatcataactggtgatgacctcagtggcattcaagaactcaaggattttctcagtcagcagtttgagatgaaagatcttggccatctcagctacttcttgggtcttaaaatcactcattctacagatggactttatgttactcaagccaagtatgcctctgaactcttgtctcgagctggactcattgatagcaagactgttggcactccagttgagcttaatgcgcatctgactccgTCAGGGGGGAAACcgttgtctaatccctctctttacagacgcttggttggcagcctagtttatctcactgtcactcgtccagacatttcctatgctgttcatcaggtgagtCAGTATCTATCTGCTCCacgatcgactcactatgctgctgttctgcgtattcttcgatacctaaagggcactctcttccatggtcttttctactctgctcagtctcctcttgttctccgtgcattttctgatgctgattgagcaggagatcccactgatcgcaggtccaccactggttattgctttcttcttggttcttctctgatttcttggcgaagcaagaaacaaactcatgtggcccgctccagtactgaagcagaatatcgtgcccttgctgataccacatctgagctcttTTGGCTACGGTGgcttctcaaagacttaggtgtatccacatcctctgctactcctctttattgtgacaaccagagtgccattcatattgctcacaatgatgttttccatgaacggactaaacacattgagatcgattgtcattttatccgttatcatcttgtccatggtgctctcaagctgatctcagtttcttctaaagatcaacttgcagatatcttcactaagtcacatcctaagggacgTCTTCgcactttggttgacaacctcaagttggtctcacatccaccttgagtttgaggggggctgttaacatgtattagggtatgtgggctttaggcccaccttgtttacttgtatagcacacttacttgtactgcacactatgcctcctatataaaggcacttatgtatattctattattcatgaaatacaatacaattattctgtatttctTACATTAATGATGAAAATTGATTGACGGAGACACGTTCAAATCGACGCTTGTCGTTGAATCCATTTTTTCAATGGTCATGTGCATAGAGTTGCaatttttcaaagtaaaatgagaaaaactatcttgtttttattttcccgTGTATCATTATCTATGCAGAGACGGACTTTGCCACTGTGATAGGTTGATAGTGCaatgtgttttttgtgtgtgtgagtttactGTGTACTGCACTATATGATGTCTATGATGTCTATCCTCTCTGTCTCTATTTTGCCACTGTGATAGGCTGACAGTGCaatgtgttttgtgtgtgtgagtttactGTGTACTTTTTAAGAAGTCATCCTTTGTAATAATAATTGAGTCTTAActcttgaatttgaaaaaagagaTGGTCAGATAAGGACaaatgagataaaaaataaaaataaaaagaatagaaaaattgGAAACTGGCAATCAAAAAGTGAAGCTTGTGGGAACTATGAATCAAATGTGTGTAGTGGttagtaataaatattatcaattgataacgtttttttgttggtttattttatgaattattaactatttttagaaaataatttattaacattaATGTTGTTGTAGCTTGTGgggtatgtttgtttggtttattttttggactaaattttgaaactatagagctatataatatggaaataatgaaacttttatttgaatgattgatgatgggaaaattatctataatatttgatttttttaaagagaaaaaattacaagtaaTTTGAAGCTGATAATGCAGCGTTGCTTCTAGTGTTGATGTCCCAattcatgaaaattttcaaaaaaaattccaaaaaattaccTCCAATTAAATCAGAATCAAtccaaattgtgaaaatatgagattataatGTTAATAAATGGGGTGAAATTCGACAAAGCTTGAGTAGATattagttttgattttcataaacttttttgtgtttatacttTGGCCCCTCCCAACTTCgaatcctggttccgtccctgGTCACGTACCCAAatttaaaatctcaaatatttATTAGTTTTCTGTTCAACAATCAGCTTTTTATGGGGGGGAAATTGTTATATatcctttatttttaaagtatgtAGCAAaacatccatcttttcaaaGTATCTAACAAAATATTTGTGCAGTGCCTTTAGAATTCGATATTGTTGATATCGAGTTCTATGTAGAACTCGACATCAGCAATGTCGAgttctttgtatatttttccacttaatttttatttatttttttgaaaatatttcataaaactCGATATTGTTAATGTCACAAGttctacttaaaaatatacatagaaCACAACATTATTAATGTCGAGTTCTAGGTAAAACTCGATATCAGCAATATCGACTTCCAAAACAGAAATATCTTGAtaaatactttgaaaaaatgGCTGTTTGGCTAgatagtttaaaaataaaagataaatagctatttttccttctttttttgtactttttttgtacttgataTTGGTGAGATTCCCATCTTACCTGACTaatacctttttattttattttttataattcaatagttaaggGAGGGAGATTTAAAATGTTAGGGTTTGCCACTCTGCCTTGGAAACTTAAGAAGTACTACAACCACTAGtattactaaaatataaatacatttgATTAcatatgataatatttaaataagcaCCGTATTTCAGGTTTTCAATAAAATGTTGATATGGTGTTATTAGGTGTAGTATGATGTATTGAGTATTAAGTAAAAGACTAATGTGACAATTATGTTTTACACTCCATTTCTACTAAATTCGgactcaaaattaaaatatatgattATTATAGCATCCCAAGTTCTGCCATGTCATGAACTTTCACACCACCAATTGTTGTTCTAAAGTCACAACCTTAACAATAAACAAACTCCCACAGAGAGAATTGTTTATATAAaacaattacattaaaaaatagtaGGGTCAATATATACAACCTTAACGACCACTGATTTTACTTTCCATTCGCTTCAGCTATTCAGTTtgcagagtttttttttttttttttgagaagaaatttgCAGAGTTGATTACTTGAGACTCAATATCTAAACCCATTTAATTCAAGGAAACgccaatatattttttttattatcattattattattgcttctcaaaaaaaaaaaaaaaattatcattattattagcCTATTTGGACAGTATTCTCTTTAATAtactctctcaagtctcatcCCTCAAATCTCACTCTTTGTCTCAGACTCTCATGGCTTCCATACCAGTTCTGCCCTTACTGTTGGTTTTCCTACTTCCTGTTCATGCAAACGCTCAACGAAACCAGTCCAAGTCCAATATAATACTTTTAGGTTCTTCACTTTCTCCCAATGCAAACCGTACTTCTTGGCTCTCACCTTCTGGtctttttgcatttggtttctACCCACAAGATGATGGCTTTGCCATCGGAATATGGCTGGTTAATCAAACTGAGAAGACAATCATCTGGACTGCAAATCGAGATGACCCACCTGTCTCCTCCAATGCTACACTGAACTTAACTATTGATGGTAAGCTGCTGCTTATAACAGAGCAAGGCAGAGAACTTTCGATTATTGATGTGGATCAGGAAGACCGACCTGCAACTTCAGCTGCTATGCTCGATTCTGGTAATTTTGTGCTCTACAGGAATGATTCCTACGTAATCTGGGATAGCTTTGATTTTCCAACTGACACCATATTAGGTGGTCAGAATCTCTCTAGTGGCAACAACTTGGTTTCAAGTAGGTCTATATCAGACCACTCGAGTGGACATTATTCATTTAACATGCAGGAGGATGGAAACCTCGTTGCCTACCCTGTAAACAGCTCGGCTAACACTTTGGATGCATATTGGTTCTCTGGTACTGATTATGGAAATGTCTATGcatctctcattctctctcgtTTAGGCGTTCTATTCGTCCACCTAAGTGAGTTTCCGAGATTCATTTTGGCAAATAGCTCATATCCTGACAAGAATGGAACTACAATCTACCGTGCAACACTTGATGCAGATGGGATCTTTCGATTGTATTTACACCACTTTAAGAGCGATAATAGCTCGAGTATGTTGATGGAGTGGTCCGCTCTGTCTGATCAATGTGACGTCAAGGGTTTCTGTGGACTCAATAGTTACTGCTCAGGCATGGGTAGCAAAGCTGACTGTAACTGCTATCCTGGATTTGATTTCATCAACACCAGCAACAAGTTCCTGGGCTGCTACCACAACTTCTGCGAAGATGATTGTAGACGCAGTAAAGATCCAGCGATGCTATACAATGCCACTTCTTTAGAGAATATTGTGTTGAAAGGTAATTATCCATATTCAGTTGAGccaatgaaaaaggaaaattgtgGCCAGTTTTGCCTGGAAGATTGCAATTGTGGAGCAGTATCATATACAGATTCCAATTGCAGAAAATATAAGCTTCCGCTTAGATATGGTATAATAAATGCAAACGAATCAACTACAACTTTCTTCAAGCTCAAGGGGATCCATTCCACTCAAATCCCGGAACTCTTTATTGGGAGCAAGAGAAGTCTGATTTTGATTCTTTCTGTAATTTTGGGCACAGCTTCATGCTTGTGTCTTGTTTTGGCAGCCTCTAGCTTCTTCGTGTACAGGCAGAAATTGGTCAGGTACAGAAAACTTTCAGAAAACGTGAACTTGGGATTAGCTGAAGAGTTTACTCTACGGTTATTTTCTTACAACGAGCTTGAGAGTGCTACAGATGGCTTCAAGGAAGAGTTAGGTAGGGGCTCATATGGAGTAGTTTACAAAGGGATTATATCTAGTGGTGGCAAAACTATTGCTGTTAAGAGACTCGAGAAAGCTGTGGAAGAAGGGGAACGAGAATTTCAGGCTGAAATGACTGCAATTGCACGAACTCATCATAAAAACTTGGTTCGAGTACTTGGTTTTTGTATTGAGGGATCCAGGAAGCTTTTAGTTTATGAGTACATGAACAATGGCTCTCTTGCAGATCTTATTTTCGAGGCTGAGAGCCCCCCGATttggaaagaaagaataagaattGCGCTAGATGTGGCCAGAGGACTTCTCTATCTGCATGAAGAGGGCGAAGTTTGTGTCATCCATTGCAACATAAAGCCTCAAAACATACTCATGGATGATAATTGGACGGCGAAGATTTCAGATTTTGGGTTTGCAAAACTGCTAATTCCCAATCAATCAAGAGCCACTACAGATACGGAAGGAAGAAGTGCATATTTAGCGCCTGAATGGGAAAAGAATTCCATGAATATATCAGCAAAAGCTGATATATACAGCTTTGGTGTTGTGCTTTTGGAGATTGTCTGTTGTAGAAGAAGTATAGAAGTAAATGTTTCAACTACAGATGAGATTATTCTTACTGATTGGGTATATAACTGCTTTGCCGCTCGAGAGTTGGAAAAGCTTGTGGAAGATGAAAATGTGGACTTCAGGAAATTGGAAAGAACAGTGAAGGTGGGCTTGTGGTGTGTTCAAGAAGATTCAGCTTTGCGCCCttcaataaaaaatgtaatattgaTGTTGGAGGGGACAATAGATATTCCAGTTCCCCCTTCTCCAGTTCTTTGCATTGCTGTTTCATGATATATGTACTCTAATAGATGATGTATACATGTGtatgtatacatatatttaGTAGGTATGTATGCATACCCCAGtttgtttttatgatttttttttctcataccAATTTTTAGTGTAGTTGGAGattgaatctcagatctcttatttaatcaccagagactttaccaattaaggTAACTGGAACCCACCAAATAGAACCAACATTATTGTAGCTAATATCATTATTGTAGCTAATATCAGCAATCTGACCTCTTAATTGGTTTcgttatctttctttattttgtgtgctttgttatcattctttagccaaaaataaaataataataaaaattgtaatggataaagtaaaggaaaaaactatatttacatTGCACTGTTCATGTTAAGTGTACATTGTAGTTATAATAATTGTACACTTTCCCCAAACTGGCAAATATTAGCCACATTTTTGCCTATAATGTACACTTTATATggtactattctttttttttagagagtttcaacttatggcgtctgCTCTTGATAATTGCTCTTGATAatactttttatcatcaaagtaagacaccaattagtttctggtgtaggtggagattgaatctcaaatctcttattcaactatcagagattTTATCAATTGACTAATTGAACTAACTAGAACTCACTGGTACTATTCATGTAAACTAATCAATTCctatgtttattttattctagACCATTTGACACAAGTTtatttgaccctttttttttatttttaactataGATAGAAAATTGATTGAAGTAAAAAGTGAAGACCGTAtagaaacaaataaactaaaaagcTAAATGAAAAGGCCAATAACAAACATACCCTAAAAAATTTCGTTTAATAACCACTCTAGACAattaatgaagaaaataaagttgttaattttttattggatgtgatgGTGGACAATGTACCATGAGAGCTAGTATCTCATGCACCTGGCACATAAGAGATTTTTCCGTACCATGAAATTAATCCATTTTGAATATGAGCTTTTATAcctttaaattcaattttttacgTTCATGTGTAAAATGTGAGTatctttaaaaggaaaaaaattctcatacaCCACTTAAGCTTTATGATAATAGGCATGATATCCCCTCAATTTTTAATCTCACCAATTTACTCCATTAACTTTACACACCTACCAAATCAACACTTCCATTAGTCTCTTGTTAAAACACAAACAGAATGCACCTACATCTCACGTGAACTTTAAATCACCAAATATCCAAGGGTTGAACcatgtgagagggagagaaactAAGAGAGACCTACGGCGTagttgagagaaagagaatgggAAAGTGATCAGGCCAGAACCACCGTGATGTCGACAGCCACCATTGTTTCTGCCATCATCTCGCCGCTGGTATGGGTTGAtatgttagggtttttttttttttttttttttttttttttttttcaatcatttaTGTGCGAGTCTCTACTTGAATATCATAGTTTGGTTTAATTTTCAAGGTTACCCAATGTATAACTTGTGGTGGATTGGGTAGAGTTGGTcatgctttgtttttttgtatgAAAGCTGTAATCTTGTCTTTAAGAATGAATGAAtttcattttctaacaaatcctttctttgagattttctttctctaaattttaacatGTTTAACCAAACAACCAAATCCCATTACAGCATTAGCCATATATCCCTCTCgggcatttcatcaaacaattgTATAGCATTATCAAAAGCActttaaaactagttttgttcaTTTTACCACAACCAACTCTACCCAATCCATCACAGGTTTCATACATTGGGTAActccaaaaattaaaccaaTCTAAGAAATTCACATAGAGACTCGCACATGGATgattggaaaaataaaagagcaggaaaaaaaataaaataccaacCCATACCAACTGCGAGATGACGGTGGAAACAATGGTGGCTGTAGACGGCGTAGCGGCTGGCAACAATGGCTCTGGCTTGATCACCTcccattctctttctctcaactACGTTGACTGTAGGTCTCTCtcatggtccgtttggattgagggagagggagggggagtagagtagagtagagtagagtacatttaacacaaaattagcttaattttagctaactctactctacttccctccactccccctccttccccccGCTATCCAAATAGGCcatcaatttctctctctctcacgtggttcagccttggataTTTGGTGATTTAAAGTTCACGTGAGATGCACATGTATTCTGTTTGTGTTTTAACGGAAGACTAATGGACTTGTTGATTTGGTAGTTACATACAGTTTATGAAGTAAattggtaaaataaaagttcaagAAGTGTAATGACCACTACCTTAAAATTCAGAGTTGTATGAGCATTTGTCATCTTTTAAAATACCAACGTTTTTGTATTAATTGTTAATATTAATGTTAAATAGTGAACATAGTCTGAAAGGATATTTTCCCTCAGTGAGGGGGTGTTTAGTACCACaatttaaacaatagttttcagtttttaaacaacattacacgtatttctacacaccttttcatccacacgtatttctaaaaaatataaacaacgttactagaacaacattaccaaacaggccctGAATATTGACGaacaatttttccaaaaattttcacCGCTTTATTAAGTAGCTTGCTCGTGTCTCTCGTTAAATCTTACCTACTAGTATTATGCTTCTCTCATCCCTTCGTACCCTTCCCATGGCTTCCATATCCATTGTTTTCTTAGTCCTGTCCATAGCCTTTGTGTGTGGAATGGCTCAACCAAAGCAAGATAGCTCAATAAGCAGTAGTGCTTTACTCACCTACCCTGGCTCATGGCTTTCTCCTTCTAACCGATTTGCATTTGGGTTCTATCAGCAAGGCAGTGGCTTTGCGGTGGGAATATGGTTGGTTAGTCAAGACAATAGAACAGTTGTGTGGACAGCAAATCGCGATGATCCACTGGTCACCTCGAATGCAATGGTGTATTTTAACCGGGATGGTAAGCTTGTGTTACGAACAGAGCAAGGACAGGAACAGTTCATTGCTAGTAGTGCAAAAGAATCCGCTTCCTATGCAGCCATGCTTGATTCTGGTAATTTTGTGCTTTATGACACGGATAACAAGCCCATATGGCAGAGTTTTGAAAATCCTACCGATACCATTTTAGGAGGCCAGACTCTGTCTTCTGGAAGTCAACTGTACTCCAGTTTAAATAAGAGTGACCACTCACCTGGACAGTTTTATCTCAGGATGCA
This genomic window contains:
- the LOC126694543 gene encoding G-type lectin S-receptor-like serine/threonine-protein kinase LECRK1, giving the protein MASIPVLPLLLVFLLPVHANAQRNQSKSNIILLGSSLSPNANRTSWLSPSGLFAFGFYPQDDGFAIGIWLVNQTEKTIIWTANRDDPPVSSNATLNLTIDGKLLLITEQGRELSIIDVDQEDRPATSAAMLDSGNFVLYRNDSYVIWDSFDFPTDTILGGQNLSSGNNLVSSRSISDHSSGHYSFNMQEDGNLVAYPVNSSANTLDAYWFSGTDYGNVYASLILSRLGVLFVHLSEFPRFILANSSYPDKNGTTIYRATLDADGIFRLYLHHFKSDNSSSMLMEWSALSDQCDVKGFCGLNSYCSGMGSKADCNCYPGFDFINTSNKFLGCYHNFCEDDCRRSKDPAMLYNATSLENIVLKGNYPYSVEPMKKENCGQFCLEDCNCGAVSYTDSNCRKYKLPLRYGIINANESTTTFFKLKGIHSTQIPELFIGSKRSLILILSVILGTASCLCLVLAASSFFVYRQKLVRYRKLSENVNLGLAEEFTLRLFSYNELESATDGFKEELGRGSYGVVYKGIISSGGKTIAVKRLEKAVEEGEREFQAEMTAIARTHHKNLVRVLGFCIEGSRKLLVYEYMNNGSLADLIFEAESPPIWKERIRIALDVARGLLYLHEEGEVCVIHCNIKPQNILMDDNWTAKISDFGFAKLLIPNQSRATTDTEGRSAYLAPEWEKNSMNISAKADIYSFGVVLLEIVCCRRSIEVNVSTTDEIILTDWVYNCFAARELEKLVEDENVDFRKLERTVKVGLWCVQEDSALRPSIKNVILMLEGTIDIPVPPSPVLCIAVS